The genomic DNA GCATGAGCGACTTCTTGGCGATCCTGGCCGCATGGTCAAAGGTGCCGCCGATGCCGATGCCGATGACCGTGGGCGGACACGGGTTCGGTCCGGCCTCGGCCACCCGGTTGATGACGAATTTTCTGACGCCCTCCCAGCCCTGGGCCGGGGAGAGCATGGTCACGCGGCTCATGTTCTCGCTGCCGCCGCCCTTGGCCATGTAGACCAGCTTCAAAGTGTCGCCCGGCACCATGTCAAAGTGGATGATGGCCGGGGTGCCGTCGCCGGTGTTGGCCCGGGTCAGCGGATGACAGGCCGACTTGCGCAAAAAGCCGTCGGCGTATCCCTTGCGCACGCCCGCGTTGATGGCCTCGCGCAGGTTGCCGCCCACCACACGCACACCGTCACCCACCTCGACAAACAATACCGCCAGCCCGCAGTCCTGACACAGGGGCAGCTTGGTGTCCCTGGCCAGATCGGCGTTCTCCAGCAGTTGGCGCAGGACCTCTTTGGCCGATGCGGATGTCTCCGCAGCCATGGCCTGCTCCAGCTTGGCGCGGACGTCATCGGGCAGCTCGGTGTTGGCCTTGATGCACATGGCCGCCACCGCGTCGATCACGTCCCTGACCTGAATCTCTCTCATTGTTGCCTCCCTTTGGTGAGAAGGCCGGAGGGGAATGCCTCCGGCGGCCAGAGAACCTTTTGAAAAAGGTTCTCTGGACTCTCCAAAACTTTTTGGCGAAAACGGCGGGGACGCCGTTTTGGGGTTGTTTCATTCATACGCGGGGCGACGAAACTTCATCGCGCGCCCTCCACGCCGCCGTCCGGCTCTCCCGCCTCCCCTACCCTTCCTGGCGGCGTGGCGCCAAGAAATTCTGGAAGGGGGGTCCAGGGGGGAAACCTCTTTCAAGAGGTTTCCCCCCTGGCCGCCGGAGGCATTATTCCAAGTTACTTCCTGAATATCCGTTTGAGGGACGTGATGCCCATCTTGCGGCGCAGGAAGCCGAGCTGGTTTTGCAGCGGCAGATGCTTGGGGCACACGTCCTCGCAGGCCAGCAGGCCCATGCAGCCGAAGATGCCCATGTCGTTGCCGATGATCTCATAGTAGTCGGCATCGGTCCGCTGGTCGCGCGGATCGATGAGGAACCGGGCCACGCGGTTGAGGGCCGCCGCGCCGAGGAAGTCCTCACGCAGCCGGGCCGTGCCGCAGGCAGAGATGCAGCAGCCGCACTCCACACACCGCTCCAGTTCATAGATGCCCACCGCGACCTTGTTGTCCATGCGCTCCTCAAGGGCGGCGGGATCGAACTCCTTGTCGGTGTGAATCCACGACTCGGTCTTGGTGTACATCTCGCGGAACCAGCTGCCGGTATCTACGGACAGGTCGCCCACCAGCTTGAAGACCGGCAGGGGCAGCAGCGTGATCTCGCCGGACAGATCCTTGGTCTTGGTGTGGCAGGCCAGGCCGGGGCGGCCATTGATGACCATGCCGCAGGAACCGCAGATGCCCGCCCGGCAACAGAAGTCGAATTGCAAGGACGGGTCCTGCTCCTCGCGGATGCGGTTCAGAGCGATGAACAGGGTCATGGAGTCGGTCTCTTCGAGGACAAACTCCTCCATGTGCGGCGAAGACAACGCGTCCTCGGGATTATAGCGGAATATGTTGAATTTGAGCAGTCTGGACATGGGCTATTCCTTCTTGTCGTCGGCGCTGATGATTTCGGACTTGCCGTAACCGCGGTCTCCGGGCGGGATTTCCACCACGATGGTGGCCGGTTCGTACTCCAGGGTTGGCAGGGTGTCGTCCGGCTTCTTCCAGTAGGCCAGGGTGCGGGTCAGCCAGTCGCGGTCGTTGCGCGCCTGGAAATCCTCCCGGTTGTGCGAGCCGCGCGACTCGGTGCGCATGAGCGCGCCGTAGGCGACCATGAGGGCCAGCTTGACCTGCCCTTCGAGCTTGAGGGCTGCGGCCAGCTCGGGATTGACGCCCTTGCCGTCGGACCGAAGACCCACGTTCCTGGCCCGGACCAGGGTGTCCTGGAGCGAGGCCACGCATTCCTCCAGCCCCTGCTGGGTGCGGAAGATGTTGGCCCCCTTGTTCAGCGCGTCCTGCATGGCCGCGCGCACCTTGTAGACGTTCTCGGACCCGTTGGCGCAGCTGACCAGGGCGTCGATGCGCGCCTGCTGGCGGCTCACGGCGTCGTTGATCAGCGCAGTCTTGAAGATGGTCTCGCACCCCTTGAGGTACTCGGCAATCTTGCGGCCCACGATGCCGCCCGCCACCACGGTCTCGGCCAGGGAGTTGCCGCCCAACCGGTTGAAGCCGTGCATGTCCCAGCAGGCGGCCTCGCCCGCCGAGAAAAGCCCCTTGAGGCCGTAGGCCGCGCCGTCCCTGTTGGTGCGCACGCCGCCCATGGAATAGTGCTGGGTGGGCCGCACCGGAATGAGCTGATGGATGGGGTCCACGCCCAGGAAGGAGGTACAGATCTCGTAGACCTCGCGCAGCTTGCCGGTGATGTGCTCCTCGCCCAGGTGGCGGATGTCGAGCCACAGGTGCTCGCCGTAGGGGCTCTTGACCCCGTGCCCCTCGCGCATGTGGTGGGTCATCCAGCGGGAGACCACGTCGCGCGAGGCCAGCTCGGCCTTTTCCGGCTCATACACGTCCATGAACCGTTTCTCGTTGACGTCAAGGAGCGTGCCGCCGTCGCCGCGGCATCCCTCGGTGACCAGGATGTCGGTGGGCACAATGCCCGTGGGGTGGAACTGGACCGCCTCCATGTTGCCCAGGGGCACCACGCCGCTCTCCACGCACATGGTGTGCGCCCCGCCGTCGCAGATGACCGCGTTGGTGGTGTTGGGATAGATGCGGCCAAACCCGCCCGCCGCGATCATGACCGCCCTGGCCAGATAGACGCGCAACTCGCCGGTGCGCAGGCAGCGGGCGACCACGCCGGAGCAGGTCTCGCGGTCGTGGATCAGGGCGATGGCCTCGGTCTTGTCGTGGACCTCGACGCCCATCTGAGCGCAGCGGTTGTCCATTGTGCACATGACCGCATGGCCGGTGCCGTCCGAGGTGTAGCAGGTACGCCACTTGGCCGTGCCGCCAAAGGAACGGGCCATGATCAGCCCTTCCCTGTCCTCCTTCTCGACCTTCTCGAACTGTTTGCCGCCCTTGTAGTAGATGGACTTGCCCGGCACCACGCGGTTCCAGGGCACGCCCCAGTGGGCAAGACGGCGCATCTCGATGGGCGCGGCGTCGGCAAAGAGGCGGGCGACCTCCTGGTCGCAGCCCCAGTCAGAGCCCTTGACCGTGTCG from Pseudodesulfovibrio aespoeensis Aspo-2 includes the following:
- a CDS encoding fumarate hydratase, translated to MREIQVRDVIDAVAAMCIKANTELPDDVRAKLEQAMAAETSASAKEVLRQLLENADLARDTKLPLCQDCGLAVLFVEVGDGVRVVGGNLREAINAGVRKGYADGFLRKSACHPLTRANTGDGTPAIIHFDMVPGDTLKLVYMAKGGGSENMSRVTMLSPAQGWEGVRKFVINRVAEAGPNPCPPTVIGIGIGGTFDHAARIAKKSLMRRLDDTHPDPDIAAREQELEDALNDLGIGPMGLGGKTTVLGVKIAMEPCHLASLPLAVNVQCHSQRHEEVVL
- a CDS encoding fumarate reductase iron-sulfur subunit — its product is MSRLLKFNIFRYNPEDALSSPHMEEFVLEETDSMTLFIALNRIREEQDPSLQFDFCCRAGICGSCGMVINGRPGLACHTKTKDLSGEITLLPLPVFKLVGDLSVDTGSWFREMYTKTESWIHTDKEFDPAALEERMDNKVAVGIYELERCVECGCCISACGTARLREDFLGAAALNRVARFLIDPRDQRTDADYYEIIGNDMGIFGCMGLLACEDVCPKHLPLQNQLGFLRRKMGITSLKRIFRK
- a CDS encoding fumarate reductase flavoprotein subunit, which encodes MQTIYTDLLVVGAGLAGERAAVEAADAGFSAICLSLVPARRSHSSAAQGGMQASLGNSVMGEGDGPDVHFADTVKGSDWGCDQEVARLFADAAPIEMRRLAHWGVPWNRVVPGKSIYYKGGKQFEKVEKEDREGLIMARSFGGTAKWRTCYTSDGTGHAVMCTMDNRCAQMGVEVHDKTEAIALIHDRETCSGVVARCLRTGELRVYLARAVMIAAGGFGRIYPNTTNAVICDGGAHTMCVESGVVPLGNMEAVQFHPTGIVPTDILVTEGCRGDGGTLLDVNEKRFMDVYEPEKAELASRDVVSRWMTHHMREGHGVKSPYGEHLWLDIRHLGEEHITGKLREVYEICTSFLGVDPIHQLIPVRPTQHYSMGGVRTNRDGAAYGLKGLFSAGEAACWDMHGFNRLGGNSLAETVVAGGIVGRKIAEYLKGCETIFKTALINDAVSRQQARIDALVSCANGSENVYKVRAAMQDALNKGANIFRTQQGLEECVASLQDTLVRARNVGLRSDGKGVNPELAAALKLEGQVKLALMVAYGALMRTESRGSHNREDFQARNDRDWLTRTLAYWKKPDDTLPTLEYEPATIVVEIPPGDRGYGKSEIISADDKKE